One window of Gloeothece citriformis PCC 7424 genomic DNA carries:
- the ychF gene encoding redox-regulated ATPase YchF → MLRAGIVGLPNVGKSTLFNALVANAKAEAANFPFCTIEPNVGVVSVPDERLEVLAKLSQSEKIVPTRIEFVDIAGLVKGASQGEGLGNQFLANIREVDAIVHVVRCFDDDDIIHVSGSVEPVRDIEVINLELVLADLAQVEKRIDRVRKQAKTSKDAQVELAILEKIIATLNEGKSARQVELSEEEEELIQSLGLLSRKPIIYAANVSEDDLATGNEWVEQVRQIAQTEEAIVVVVSAQVESELVDLSPEECKDFLESLGVEEGGLKSLIKATYELLGLRTYLTTGPTETRAWTIRAGMKAPQAAGVIHTDFERGFIRAETVAYQDLVTCGGMTAAKEKGLVRSEGKEYVVQEGDVMLFRFNV, encoded by the coding sequence TTAATGCCCTGGTGGCCAATGCTAAAGCAGAGGCGGCTAACTTTCCCTTTTGTACCATTGAACCTAATGTAGGGGTTGTCTCAGTCCCCGATGAGCGTCTAGAGGTATTAGCCAAACTCTCTCAATCTGAGAAAATTGTACCGACTCGGATTGAATTTGTCGATATTGCGGGATTAGTTAAAGGAGCTTCTCAAGGAGAAGGATTAGGAAACCAATTTTTAGCTAATATTCGAGAAGTGGATGCCATCGTTCATGTGGTGCGCTGTTTCGATGATGATGATATTATTCATGTCTCTGGTTCAGTTGAGCCGGTTAGAGATATTGAAGTGATCAATTTAGAATTAGTGCTAGCAGATTTAGCTCAGGTTGAAAAACGGATAGACAGAGTTCGCAAACAAGCTAAAACCTCTAAAGATGCTCAAGTAGAACTGGCAATTTTAGAAAAAATTATCGCCACTCTCAATGAGGGAAAATCCGCTCGTCAAGTCGAATTAAGCGAGGAAGAAGAGGAGTTAATTCAATCTTTGGGGTTACTCAGCAGAAAACCCATTATTTATGCGGCGAATGTCTCTGAAGATGATTTAGCAACCGGTAATGAGTGGGTAGAACAAGTCCGTCAAATTGCTCAAACGGAAGAGGCTATAGTTGTCGTCGTTTCTGCTCAAGTTGAATCAGAATTAGTAGACTTATCTCCAGAAGAATGTAAAGACTTTTTAGAATCTTTGGGAGTAGAAGAAGGCGGATTAAAATCTCTCATTAAAGCCACCTATGAATTATTAGGATTAAGAACCTATTTAACCACAGGCCCCACAGAAACTCGCGCCTGGACAATTCGCGCCGGCATGAAAGCCCCTCAAGCCGCCGGAGTAATTCATACTGATTTTGAACGGGGATTTATTCGCGCTGAAACCGTAGCTTATCAAGATCTGGTTACTTGTGGGGGAATGACGGCGGCGAAAGAAAAAGGGTTAGTTCGCAGTGAAGGGAAAGAATATGTTGTACAGGAAGGGGATGTAATGCTATTCCGATTTAATGTTTAA
- a CDS encoding sodium/glutamate symporter has product MFSLKDAFFAFTLLALLLLVGRWLKHKIGLFQQLYLPSSIIAGVVGLLLGPQILGAIATNLGYEGSYLAENGLFTEPIREVWKQSPGVFINIVFAALFLGETIPSPRDIWRKAAPQVAFGQTLAWGQYVVGILLTLLILTPLFGINPMAGALIEMTFEGGHGTAAGMGDTLRELGFPEGADMALGLATVGIVSGIVAGVFLTNWGRRRDYLAFPNEGTQPEDPDSEIIPEMIPPEDRETRLARARLMRNLLIDPLSLNFGFVALAVVIGWLILQILGQVEALTWGRTGFILVEYIPLFPMALIGGVIVQLFMKSRRLSPLIMRPLQGHIAGLALDVVIVSALASLSLAVLGENLVPFVVLSLGGIIWNIWAFVYLGPRLLPSYWFERGIGDMGQSMGVTATGILLIRMVDPYNRTGAFESFAYKQLFFEPIVGGGLFTAAAPALIVNFGAIPVLILTGGLLIFWIVLGFYLYKKLKPPQKTGYTEVIRR; this is encoded by the coding sequence ATGTTTAGTCTCAAAGATGCCTTTTTTGCCTTTACTCTGCTAGCTTTGTTATTGCTAGTCGGGCGATGGCTTAAACATAAAATCGGATTATTTCAACAGTTATACCTTCCGTCTTCTATTATTGCCGGTGTGGTCGGATTGCTACTGGGCCCCCAAATCTTAGGAGCGATCGCCACTAATTTAGGGTATGAAGGCTCTTATCTTGCCGAAAATGGTCTTTTTACTGAACCCATTCGAGAAGTTTGGAAACAATCCCCAGGGGTGTTTATTAATATTGTTTTTGCCGCCCTATTTTTAGGGGAAACGATTCCCAGTCCTAGGGATATTTGGCGCAAAGCAGCCCCTCAAGTCGCTTTTGGGCAAACGTTAGCCTGGGGACAGTATGTAGTTGGCATTTTATTAACCTTGCTCATTTTAACCCCTTTATTTGGCATAAATCCGATGGCCGGAGCCTTAATTGAAATGACCTTTGAAGGGGGACATGGAACAGCCGCCGGCATGGGGGATACCTTACGAGAATTAGGCTTTCCGGAAGGGGCTGATATGGCGTTAGGATTGGCAACGGTAGGCATTGTTTCCGGGATTGTGGCCGGAGTTTTTCTGACTAATTGGGGACGACGGAGGGACTATTTAGCTTTTCCTAATGAAGGAACACAACCGGAAGATCCGGACAGTGAAATTATTCCCGAAATGATTCCCCCTGAAGACCGGGAAACTCGTCTCGCTAGAGCCAGATTAATGCGAAATTTATTAATTGATCCCCTTTCTCTTAACTTTGGTTTTGTGGCTTTAGCTGTAGTGATTGGGTGGTTAATATTACAAATTTTAGGACAAGTTGAAGCCCTCACTTGGGGAAGAACAGGATTTATTTTAGTCGAATATATTCCTTTATTTCCTATGGCCTTAATCGGAGGGGTTATTGTTCAATTATTCATGAAAAGCCGTCGCCTCAGTCCTTTAATTATGCGTCCTCTCCAGGGACATATAGCAGGGTTAGCCCTAGATGTAGTCATTGTATCTGCCCTTGCTTCTCTCTCTTTGGCGGTTTTAGGAGAAAATTTAGTGCCTTTTGTGGTGTTATCCCTAGGGGGGATTATTTGGAATATTTGGGCTTTTGTTTATTTAGGCCCTCGTCTTCTTCCTTCCTATTGGTTTGAGCGAGGCATTGGGGATATGGGGCAATCTATGGGGGTTACAGCGACAGGAATTTTATTAATTCGCATGGTCGATCCTTATAATCGTACCGGAGCCTTTGAAAGTTTTGCTTATAAACAGTTGTTTTTTGAGCCAATTGTTGGAGGCGGATTATTTACGGCGGCTGCACCGGCATTAATTGTTAATTTTGGAGCGATTCCGGTTTTAATTCTCACCGGCGGGTTATTGATTTTTTGGATTGTTTTAGGATTCTATCTCTATAAAAAGTTAAAACCCCCTCAAAAAACGGGATATACTGAAGTGATTAGACGATAA
- a CDS encoding alpha/beta hydrolase produces MTADNSQIWFDYCHQVLDLSSEEIRPGCEPRIFSHGDRVSNVVVLIHGLSDSPFYMRAIGERFYKMGFNVLLPLLPAHGINNVAKAQQRMENVTLDEWKKAVNFTVEYAKQLGNKVSIGGLSTGGTLAVYQGINYPQDINGGIFLFSAAIDLGDFPEIILSSNNRLEELLKRLADKSQAKIRGRIVGDNPYTYAWIPTHSVEQLVYLIEEIEGYYPNRKQRYDDLKQPVFIAHSEFDETVPIEDLQLLINNHPLKQKNRFFKILRKFYVTHARLVLDENVYSLGVNIPKGEPLECKNPLFDDMINSMKEFIDQNLL; encoded by the coding sequence ATGACTGCTGATAATTCCCAAATCTGGTTTGATTACTGCCATCAAGTCCTTGACTTATCGAGTGAGGAAATTCGCCCAGGATGTGAACCCCGAATTTTTTCTCATGGCGATCGCGTTTCTAATGTCGTTGTTTTGATTCATGGGTTATCTGATTCCCCATTTTATATGAGAGCGATCGGGGAAAGGTTTTATAAAATGGGGTTCAATGTCCTTTTGCCTTTATTGCCGGCTCATGGAATAAATAATGTCGCTAAAGCTCAACAGCGAATGGAAAATGTTACCCTTGATGAGTGGAAAAAAGCGGTTAATTTTACCGTTGAGTATGCTAAACAACTAGGGAATAAAGTTTCGATTGGCGGACTGTCTACCGGAGGAACTTTAGCGGTTTATCAAGGGATTAATTATCCTCAAGATATTAACGGAGGAATTTTTTTATTTTCCGCAGCTATAGATCTAGGGGATTTCCCCGAAATAATCTTAAGCTCTAATAATAGATTAGAAGAACTCTTAAAAAGACTGGCAGATAAAAGTCAAGCGAAAATAAGAGGGAGAATTGTGGGCGATAATCCTTATACTTATGCTTGGATTCCGACTCATAGTGTGGAACAATTAGTTTATTTAATTGAGGAAATAGAAGGGTATTATCCCAATCGAAAACAACGATATGATGATCTAAAACAACCCGTGTTTATCGCTCATTCTGAGTTTGATGAAACTGTTCCGATCGAAGACTTACAACTCTTAATTAATAATCATCCCTTAAAACAAAAAAACCGATTTTTCAAAATCTTGAGAAAATTTTATGTCACTCATGCTCGGTTAGTTTTAGATGAAAATGTCTATTCATTAGGAGTTAATATTCCTAAAGGTGAACCTCTAGAATGTAAAAACCCCTTATTTGATGATATGATTAATTCTATGAAGGAATTTATTGACCAAAATTTACTCTAA
- a CDS encoding cytosine deaminase: MIPEVERYWLKNAHVPVVLLENNTFIPETREGLCLVDLEIVAGKINQIKLASEQLVNSPAIDLQKKIVFPLFIDLHTHLDKGHIWERSPNEEGTFDHALKTNLKDAQDYWQEEDIYRRMEFGIKCSYAHGTKAIRTHIDSFGKQAEMSLGVFKTLQQKWSPKITLQAVSLVSLDYYQSPEGVALADKIADIGGILGGVAYMNPQIDAQIDRVFKLAQERGLNLDFHVDENGDPNSICLHKIAQTTLKHEFTGSIICGHCCSLAVQPEEQVIETINLVKQANIGIVSLPMCNLYLQDRHPSQTPYWRGVTKVHQLKQQGVAIGFASDNCRDPFYGFGDHDVLEVFTQSVRIAHLDTPYEDWCCTVTKTPADLMGIPSLGRIGVGLEADLIIFQARYFSELLSRPQSDRIVLHQGKQIDTTLPKYEELDDCVFNP, translated from the coding sequence ATGATTCCCGAAGTTGAGCGTTACTGGTTAAAAAATGCCCATGTTCCTGTCGTTTTATTAGAAAATAACACCTTTATCCCCGAAACTAGAGAAGGGTTATGTTTAGTCGATCTTGAAATTGTAGCCGGTAAAATTAATCAAATTAAGTTAGCTTCGGAACAATTGGTCAACTCTCCCGCTATTGATTTACAGAAAAAAATCGTTTTTCCTCTGTTTATTGATCTTCATACTCATTTAGATAAAGGTCATATTTGGGAGCGCTCGCCCAATGAAGAGGGAACGTTTGATCATGCTCTTAAAACAAACTTAAAAGATGCTCAAGATTACTGGCAAGAAGAAGATATTTATCGACGGATGGAATTTGGGATTAAATGTAGTTATGCTCATGGAACTAAAGCAATTCGGACTCATATTGATAGTTTTGGTAAACAAGCAGAAATGAGTCTAGGGGTTTTTAAAACCTTACAACAAAAATGGTCTCCAAAAATCACCTTACAAGCCGTTTCTTTAGTCTCCTTAGATTATTATCAAAGCCCCGAAGGAGTCGCCCTCGCTGACAAAATAGCCGACATAGGAGGCATTTTAGGAGGGGTAGCTTATATGAATCCCCAAATAGACGCTCAAATAGATCGGGTTTTTAAATTAGCTCAAGAAAGAGGACTCAATTTAGACTTTCATGTGGATGAAAATGGAGATCCGAACTCAATCTGTTTGCACAAGATAGCACAAACCACCCTTAAACACGAGTTTACAGGGTCAATTATCTGTGGTCATTGTTGTAGTTTAGCCGTACAACCCGAAGAACAGGTCATTGAAACCATAAACTTAGTTAAACAAGCCAATATTGGCATCGTCAGCTTACCCATGTGTAATCTTTATCTACAAGATCGCCATCCCTCTCAAACTCCCTATTGGCGCGGTGTAACTAAAGTCCATCAATTAAAACAACAAGGCGTGGCGATCGGCTTTGCCAGTGATAACTGTCGAGATCCCTTTTATGGGTTTGGCGATCATGATGTTTTAGAGGTATTTACCCAGTCGGTGAGAATTGCTCATCTTGACACCCCTTATGAGGATTGGTGTTGTACTGTAACGAAAACCCCAGCAGATTTGATGGGAATTCCCTCACTGGGGAGAATAGGAGTAGGGTTAGAAGCGGACTTAATTATTTTTCAAGCCCGCTATTTTAGTGAACTGTTATCCCGTCCTCAAAGCGATCGGATCGTATTACATCAAGGAAAACAGATTGACACAACCTTACCGAAATATGAGGAATTAGATGATTGTGTTTTTAATCCTTAA
- a CDS encoding cellulose-binding protein: MYLELVKNLHNTNSLTISESPKSVEIGTNLNGIADWSTQLPFIDGFKSSRPWITQTKGKWNTNETEQLNLDENGWVKSLPSAGSQQEYTWVGTLLYRGIEGRYPGGKYVVLYEGEGTIEYDYDAKKDEAASTLGRDVIDVTPSKAGIWLKITETDPNKTGNYIRNIHVVLQSYEQTYKTAFFNPTFLEKIRPFTTLRFMDWMDTNNSKQSQWSDRPTPERSTWAKIGVPVEIMVELANRLNANAWFCMPHQATDDYVKNFATYVRDHLKPELKIYVEYSNEVWNPQFKQFHWVEEHAGSLNRAQAYGKRATEIANIWDDVFGNQKERVIGVMAGQTPNPRVLQQAMQLADDSIDAMAIAAYVGGYIGKPDHEKELESWTKDPDGGLNKLFEEINNGGVLTKGQPGGALPQGWSNLDQLQELSQQYNVPLISYEGGQHLVGRKKVKNNKAINALFIQANRDPRMGEVYEKLLNQWFELVGGTLFMNFSDISKPNQHGSWGALEYVDQETSPKYQALLEKTRLSSTSPTLPKTN; this comes from the coding sequence TTGTATCTGGAGCTAGTCAAAAATCTTCATAACACAAATAGTCTGACTATTTCGGAGTCTCCTAAATCAGTAGAAATAGGAACAAATTTGAACGGAATTGCTGATTGGTCAACTCAACTTCCTTTTATTGATGGATTTAAATCTTCCCGACCTTGGATAACTCAAACCAAAGGAAAATGGAATACTAATGAAACTGAGCAATTAAATCTCGATGAAAATGGATGGGTTAAATCTTTGCCGTCAGCCGGCTCTCAACAAGAATATACCTGGGTGGGAACTCTCCTTTACCGAGGAATAGAGGGTCGTTATCCAGGGGGTAAATATGTAGTTTTATATGAAGGAGAAGGCACAATTGAATATGATTATGATGCTAAAAAAGATGAGGCGGCCTCTACACTTGGTAGAGATGTCATTGATGTTACTCCTTCAAAAGCAGGGATTTGGTTAAAAATTACGGAAACAGATCCCAATAAAACCGGTAACTATATCAGAAATATTCATGTCGTTCTCCAAAGTTACGAACAGACTTACAAAACTGCCTTCTTTAATCCCACTTTTCTCGAAAAAATCCGACCTTTTACAACCCTTCGTTTTATGGACTGGATGGACACCAATAACTCAAAACAAAGTCAATGGAGCGATCGCCCTACTCCAGAAAGATCCACTTGGGCAAAAATTGGTGTTCCCGTAGAAATTATGGTAGAACTGGCCAACCGTTTGAATGCTAATGCTTGGTTTTGTATGCCTCATCAAGCTACTGATGATTATGTGAAAAATTTTGCCACCTATGTTAGAGATCATCTCAAACCTGAATTAAAAATCTATGTTGAATATTCCAACGAAGTATGGAATCCTCAATTTAAACAATTTCACTGGGTTGAAGAACACGCCGGTTCTCTCAATCGCGCTCAAGCTTACGGAAAACGGGCAACAGAAATTGCCAATATTTGGGATGATGTTTTTGGCAACCAAAAAGAACGAGTCATTGGAGTGATGGCAGGGCAAACCCCTAATCCTCGGGTTCTTCAACAAGCAATGCAGTTGGCGGATGATTCTATTGATGCTATGGCTATTGCTGCTTATGTTGGCGGTTACATCGGTAAACCTGACCATGAAAAAGAGCTAGAAAGTTGGACAAAAGATCCCGACGGTGGATTAAATAAACTTTTTGAGGAGATTAATAATGGAGGTGTCTTAACGAAAGGACAACCAGGAGGAGCATTACCTCAAGGATGGTCAAATCTTGACCAATTGCAGGAACTCTCTCAACAATATAATGTACCTTTAATTTCTTATGAAGGAGGACAGCATTTAGTCGGTCGTAAAAAGGTCAAAAATAATAAAGCTATCAACGCTCTGTTTATCCAAGCTAACCGAGACCCTCGCATGGGAGAAGTTTATGAAAAATTACTCAATCAATGGTTTGAGTTAGTCGGAGGCACTCTATTCATGAACTTTTCTGATATTAGCAAACCTAATCAACATGGCAGTTGGGGCGCTTTAGAATATGTCGATCAAGAAACCTCTCCTAAGTATCAAGCTTTGTTAGAGAAAACTCGCTTATCTTCAACTTCCCCAACCCTCCCAAAAACGAATTAA
- a CDS encoding Ig-like domain-containing protein — MNSSSVLNLNEFNFTYYGGASQQGEQTITVQEGGEILQIVGNAWNKINFSYTITPDTILEFHFLSTSQGDVHGIGFDTDNTLSQDRTFKLYGTQKWGNNSFENYQTNPGTWRNYQIPVGQFYTGDVKHLFFVNDHDINNPTANSNFANIRVYEQPSTLSKQNAIPIGNKDRLTALENKTLLINSKNLLLNDSDPDGDLLTITGVKNAYKGTVVLNSDGSINFTPSKYFVGSAGFTYVISDGKGGTADVPVNINVNPNYYDFSSNNIYQYRTHQDKGTTVTPSVDGKAITVTGDTWRAFDLPYNITPNTVVQFKFKSTASGNIHAIGFDQDLNNTNEQLFQLYGTATSGNTTYKNYSGNDWRTYSIPVGQFYTGQMNYLVIKNDHNVQNPIAESQFKDVYIYEGKIGNDKPVAVDDQYLGLTNAPVTIKISKLLANDYDPEGDSLSVKSVKSVTGGTAKLDNQGNVIFTPTKGFSGEASFEYILADDGGATDTGTVSVTVRGANIGTNLGKVAYHSTEVAFLDMFKSSSEWITQKSGIWDTKEQNLLALDEDGWVKSLSGTGDSQQFNTVGKLLYNSINGRYRGGRYVVLYEGEGTLEYQRDATKVQNLSTPGRDVIDVTPTDKGVFLKLTATDPKKTGNYLRNIRVVPIENEFNYQTEIFNPTFLDKVKPFSTLRFMDWMNTNNTNQKNWSDHPTLTDDNWSKKGVPVEVMVELANRLDVNPWFNLPHQATDEYVQEFARQVKNNLEPGLKVYVEYSNEVWNPMFGQYHWVEALDDNLTVHQSYGKRATEIMNIWDDVFAEDSQRVIGVMGAQAANWGTAINAMKFADNSIDAIAINPYFGGYIGKSENEAEVESWTKDPDGGLNKLFDEIMHGGVLTNGKEEGSLIEGWSSVNKWRSISEQYNVPIIAYEGGQHLVGRNEVKENGAINNLFIKANRDPRMGEAYTKQLTQWYELLGGELFMNYSSIGKPTNFGSWGALEYVDQESSPKYDALINFINQHSSTVAN; from the coding sequence ATGAATAGTTCAAGTGTACTAAATCTGAACGAATTTAATTTTACCTACTATGGTGGAGCGTCTCAACAAGGAGAACAGACAATTACTGTTCAAGAGGGAGGAGAAATCTTACAAATAGTTGGTAACGCTTGGAATAAAATTAATTTTTCTTATACTATCACCCCTGACACCATATTAGAATTTCATTTCTTAAGCACGTCACAAGGAGACGTTCATGGGATTGGGTTTGATACAGATAATACTCTAAGTCAAGACAGAACCTTTAAACTTTACGGAACTCAAAAATGGGGCAATAACAGTTTTGAGAACTATCAAACCAACCCAGGGACTTGGAGAAATTATCAGATCCCTGTGGGTCAATTCTACACAGGAGATGTTAAGCATTTATTTTTTGTCAATGATCACGATATTAATAACCCCACTGCCAACAGCAACTTCGCCAATATCCGAGTTTATGAACAGCCATCAACTTTAAGTAAACAAAATGCCATTCCTATTGGCAATAAAGATAGGCTGACAGCCCTTGAAAACAAAACACTCTTGATTAATTCAAAAAATTTACTGCTCAATGATAGCGATCCTGATGGAGATTTATTAACGATTACGGGGGTCAAAAATGCTTATAAAGGAACGGTTGTATTAAACTCTGATGGAAGCATTAATTTTACTCCCTCCAAATATTTTGTTGGTTCGGCTGGTTTTACTTATGTTATTAGTGATGGCAAAGGAGGGACTGCTGACGTTCCTGTTAATATCAATGTCAATCCCAATTATTATGACTTTTCATCTAACAACATCTATCAGTATAGAACACATCAAGATAAAGGAACTACAGTAACCCCATCAGTTGATGGTAAGGCTATCACCGTTACCGGAGATACTTGGAGAGCTTTCGATTTACCTTATAATATTACTCCAAATACAGTAGTACAATTTAAATTTAAAAGCACCGCCTCCGGAAATATTCATGCCATTGGTTTTGATCAAGATCTTAACAATACCAATGAGCAATTATTCCAACTCTACGGAACTGCAACCAGTGGAAACACGACTTACAAAAACTACAGTGGTAACGATTGGCGAACTTATTCTATTCCAGTGGGTCAATTTTACACCGGACAAATGAATTATTTGGTTATCAAAAACGATCATAACGTCCAAAATCCTATCGCAGAAAGTCAATTCAAAGATGTGTATATCTATGAAGGGAAGATCGGAAATGATAAACCAGTAGCAGTTGATGATCAATATCTGGGCTTAACTAATGCCCCTGTTACTATCAAAATATCTAAGCTCCTAGCTAATGATTATGATCCTGAAGGAGATTCTTTATCTGTAAAATCAGTTAAATCTGTAACGGGTGGGACGGCCAAACTAGATAATCAGGGAAACGTCATTTTTACTCCTACAAAAGGATTTAGTGGAGAGGCAAGTTTTGAGTACATCCTAGCAGATGATGGGGGAGCTACAGATACGGGGACTGTTTCCGTAACTGTTAGAGGAGCAAATATTGGCACAAACCTGGGTAAGGTCGCTTACCATTCCACAGAAGTAGCTTTTCTTGATATGTTTAAAAGTTCTTCAGAGTGGATCACGCAAAAATCGGGTATATGGGATACAAAAGAACAGAACTTATTGGCACTCGATGAAGATGGTTGGGTTAAATCTCTATCTGGAACAGGAGATTCTCAACAATTTAACACGGTAGGTAAATTACTCTACAATTCAATAAATGGTCGTTATCGAGGGGGAAGATACGTTGTTCTTTATGAAGGAGAAGGGACTCTTGAATACCAGCGTGATGCAACAAAAGTACAAAACTTATCAACCCCTGGTCGAGACGTTATTGATGTCACTCCCACTGACAAAGGAGTTTTCCTGAAACTGACCGCTACAGACCCTAAGAAAACTGGGAATTACCTCAGAAATATCCGAGTAGTTCCCATTGAAAATGAATTTAACTATCAAACAGAAATATTTAATCCTACCTTCCTCGATAAAGTAAAGCCTTTTTCTACTCTTCGTTTTATGGACTGGATGAATACCAATAACACGAATCAGAAAAATTGGAGCGATCACCCTACATTAACTGATGACAATTGGTCTAAAAAAGGGGTTCCAGTAGAAGTCATGGTAGAATTAGCGAATCGTTTAGATGTGAATCCTTGGTTTAACCTACCTCATCAAGCAACTGACGAATATGTTCAGGAATTTGCCCGGCAAGTCAAAAATAATCTCGAACCTGGACTAAAAGTTTATGTTGAGTATTCTAATGAAGTTTGGAATCCTATGTTTGGGCAATATCATTGGGTAGAGGCACTTGACGACAATCTAACTGTTCACCAAAGTTACGGAAAACGAGCTACCGAAATCATGAATATTTGGGATGATGTCTTTGCAGAAGATTCTCAAAGAGTGATCGGTGTAATGGGAGCGCAAGCCGCTAATTGGGGGACGGCTATTAACGCGATGAAGTTTGCGGATAATTCTATTGACGCTATTGCTATTAACCCTTATTTTGGAGGTTACATTGGTAAATCTGAGAATGAAGCAGAAGTAGAAAGTTGGACAAAAGATCCAGATGGGGGATTAAATAAATTATTTGATGAGATCATGCACGGTGGTGTCTTAACCAACGGAAAAGAAGAAGGTTCATTAATAGAAGGTTGGTCAAGTGTGAATAAATGGCGTAGCATCTCTGAACAATATAATGTCCCAATCATAGCCTATGAAGGAGGACAACATTTAGTAGGGCGTAATGAAGTCAAAGAGAATGGGGCTATTAATAATCTCTTTATTAAAGCTAACAGAGATCCACGCATGGGTGAAGCCTATACAAAACAGTTAACACAATGGTATGAATTGTTGGGAGGGGAACTATTTATGAACTATTCTTCTATCGGCAAACCCACCAATTTTGGCAGTTGGGGAGCTTTAGAGTATGTAGATCAAGAGAGTTCTCCTAAATATGATGCTTTGATCAATTTTATTAATCAACATTCCTCTACTGTTGCTAATTAG
- a CDS encoding O-antigen ligase family protein has product MSPQAQLVILLWLPVTFFLFTRFPPRTAVITSFIGGLLFLPQKAGFSLPLIPDYTRMEATCYGIILGIIIYDAKSLTQFRCRWIDVPMLIWCICPVFSSLTNGLGLYDGINAALENIVRWGLPYFLGRLYLNNLTGLTELAISIVKGGLLYVPLCLFESRMSPQLHRIVYGFHPHSFLQSIRLGGFRPVVFMSHGLMVGMWMMLATLVIFWLWKANAIQQIWGIPTNWQVVILLITFILVRSTGAYLYLFYGLIVLFMAKWFRTQLALILLIIGICFYLFINISGQFNGEQIVAFVSNINAERAQSLEFRFDNEELLIDKARQKIVFGWGGWGRNRVYQTNRRGEVINTSITDSFWVITFGTRGVVGMISITVALLLPVLRFSLWGYPPKTWFNPKIAPAAVLGIGLVLFMVDCLLNAMFNPVFPLISGGLSGLSFKPVRSPRTKSRIKLSTVPARRPLTSARRGR; this is encoded by the coding sequence ATGTCTCCCCAAGCTCAATTGGTAATCCTTCTGTGGCTACCTGTCACCTTTTTTCTATTCACCCGTTTTCCCCCTCGAACTGCTGTTATTACTAGCTTTATTGGTGGATTACTTTTTTTGCCACAAAAAGCCGGATTTAGCTTACCTTTGATTCCCGATTATACAAGAATGGAAGCTACTTGTTATGGGATTATTTTAGGAATAATTATTTATGATGCTAAAAGCTTAACCCAATTTAGATGTAGATGGATAGATGTACCCATGCTAATTTGGTGTATTTGTCCTGTATTTTCTTCCTTGACTAATGGGTTAGGGTTGTACGATGGAATAAACGCAGCATTAGAGAACATAGTACGCTGGGGCTTACCTTATTTTTTAGGTCGTCTTTATCTGAATAATTTAACCGGTCTCACAGAGCTAGCAATTAGTATTGTTAAAGGAGGTCTTCTCTATGTACCTCTATGTCTTTTTGAATCTCGAATGAGTCCTCAACTTCATAGAATAGTCTATGGTTTTCATCCCCACTCTTTTCTGCAGTCGATTCGTCTGGGTGGCTTTCGTCCTGTCGTTTTCATGTCTCATGGACTTATGGTGGGAATGTGGATGATGTTGGCAACCTTAGTCATTTTTTGGTTATGGAAAGCCAACGCTATTCAACAAATATGGGGAATTCCAACTAATTGGCAAGTGGTTATTTTGCTAATTACATTTATTTTAGTGAGATCTACAGGAGCTTATCTTTATTTATTTTATGGATTAATCGTTTTATTTATGGCAAAATGGTTTCGTACCCAATTAGCTTTGATTTTATTGATAATCGGTATATGTTTTTATTTGTTTATTAATATTAGTGGCCAATTTAATGGAGAGCAAATAGTTGCTTTTGTTTCAAATATTAATGCGGAGAGGGCTCAATCGTTAGAGTTTAGATTTGATAATGAAGAACTTCTGATAGACAAAGCTCGGCAAAAAATCGTTTTTGGCTGGGGAGGCTGGGGTCGTAATCGAGTCTATCAAACGAACAGGCGTGGAGAAGTGATAAATACTTCTATTACTGATAGTTTCTGGGTGATTACTTTCGGAACAAGGGGTGTTGTTGGAATGATTAGTATAACGGTAGCCTTGCTATTACCTGTGCTTAGATTTTCCCTGTGGGGTTATCCGCCTAAAACTTGGTTTAATCCTAAAATTGCGCCGGCTGCGGTACTAGGAATCGGATTAGTGCTATTTATGGTTGATTGTCTTTTAAATGCTATGTTTAATCCTGTATTTCCTTTAATTAGTGGGGGTTTGTCAGGATTATCCTTTAAACCGGTTAGATCACCTAGAACAAAATCTAGAATAAAATTATCAACTGTACCAGCAAGGAGACCGTTGACTTCTGCTAGAAGAGGTAGATAG